The proteins below come from a single SAR324 cluster bacterium genomic window:
- a CDS encoding hemerythrin gives TQHVYFVDKLEELKEQAKNSFNSHQLADLLKTHLIDWLINHIVKMDQHLAAYLKKNRVS, from the coding sequence AAACACAGCATGTCTATTTTGTGGACAAACTCGAGGAATTGAAAGAGCAGGCAAAAAACTCATTCAACAGCCATCAACTTGCGGACCTGCTTAAAACACACCTGATCGACTGGCTGATCAATCATATCGTCAAAATGGATCAGCATTTGGCGGCATATCTCAAAAAGAACCGTGTGAGTTGA
- a CDS encoding SpoIIE family protein phosphatase, whose translation MSRMIPLAILVFLCLFSFPLKGFSVTPVVLDEGQNQYSIGRHLEILVDPERKFTIDEVKSATWEPSQKDTPSFGFTKAIYWVRFTIENPFPKDQTWLLEYGYPPMDLIELYLPQPDGTFEIKRSGDTLPFSSRALTHRNPTFMIPLPPNQQQTFYMRFVTESSMQFPLTLWSAFAFTEKDHAEQYGFGLYYGIMLVMVLYNLFIYTAIRDRSYLYYVFYVVAYSLFQMSLNGLATELFWPNWMWWANRSVPFWIGGAFFGLLIFSKSFLHARRYAPRLNHVLTGLLTGFGLVMVVSLVAKYALSIKLAVALVVISPFFLIAVALICWKNNYSPARYYVFAFAALLSGIVMTGLSAAGLIPSNFLTNYGIQIGSALQVILLSLALADRINLERREKFLAQREALQANEKAIEAQKQAIKAQEESIENLKKADKLKDEFMANTSHELRTPLNGIIGLTDSLLDGAEGAVNAGQAKTMRMVIQSAKRLANLVNDILDFSKMKKQELQLQIKKVVFPDIVQLAVSLSQALIGNKSLQLVNLVPNDLPLIQADENRLQQILLNLLGNSIKFTHAGEVRIKAELKDNWIHVAVEDTGIGIPANQQSRIFESFEQGDGSTAREYGGTGLGLSITKRLIELHGGTIGVQSEPGKGSVFFFTLPLTQSGEVSEMRSTPVLTRPEVESLESGVAEPVLTTGKPVETKAETEVTSAPEEPVESANLRPVALIRQEDGRIPKVLVVDDEPVNIQVLKNQLKIRGYDVISAQDGFEALDLVEKEKPDLMLLDIMMPRMSGYEVCQTIRKRHDPVLMPIIMLTAKNQVEDMVRGLQYGANDYLCKPFHKEELMARVQTHVAFKYAVEGLKSAERLEMELQTASMVQELLIPKEDPHLECFDISSFYQSASETGGDWYDYRYHNDTHTLDVLIGDVTGHGAPAAIITALVNSFYHSLEKHRQELEKYGELDNKLLEPSYLLGLLNNLLHETASGQYNMTFFYSIMDLKQKTLTYSSAAHNPCLIWRPSQFTVTRQNREKQKPFMNLNIPGDHLGYSEGSVYQVQTFALQPDDVVIWYTDGLIENESPAEEMFGEKRLKKAIQECEGFTAEQIKNRIIEVAYAHYADHPRGDDITLIVGKVK comes from the coding sequence ATGTCGCGAATGATCCCTCTCGCCATTTTAGTTTTCCTTTGTCTGTTCTCATTCCCGCTCAAGGGCTTCAGTGTCACACCAGTGGTGCTTGATGAAGGACAGAATCAATATTCCATAGGACGGCATCTGGAAATTCTGGTCGATCCGGAACGCAAGTTCACGATTGATGAGGTGAAGTCAGCGACCTGGGAACCCAGCCAGAAAGACACACCGAGTTTCGGGTTCACCAAGGCCATTTACTGGGTACGGTTTACCATCGAAAATCCTTTTCCCAAAGACCAGACCTGGTTGCTGGAGTATGGTTATCCACCGATGGATCTGATCGAACTGTATCTTCCTCAGCCTGATGGAACTTTTGAGATCAAACGCTCCGGCGACACCCTGCCGTTTTCGTCAAGAGCGCTCACACACCGCAATCCCACTTTCATGATCCCGTTGCCGCCCAATCAACAGCAGACGTTTTATATGCGCTTCGTGACAGAAAGCTCCATGCAGTTTCCACTGACGCTCTGGTCGGCCTTCGCGTTTACGGAAAAAGATCATGCGGAACAATATGGCTTCGGACTGTATTATGGCATCATGCTGGTGATGGTGCTGTATAACCTGTTTATCTATACAGCCATTCGGGATCGCAGTTATTTGTATTATGTATTTTATGTGGTGGCTTACAGTCTGTTTCAAATGTCTCTGAACGGACTTGCTACTGAATTGTTCTGGCCCAACTGGATGTGGTGGGCGAACCGTAGTGTTCCATTCTGGATTGGCGGCGCTTTTTTCGGACTGCTGATTTTCAGTAAATCATTCCTGCATGCCAGACGCTATGCTCCACGACTGAACCATGTTCTCACCGGTTTGTTGACAGGATTCGGCCTTGTGATGGTTGTGTCGCTGGTGGCAAAATATGCCCTGAGCATCAAACTGGCGGTTGCGTTGGTGGTGATTTCTCCGTTTTTCCTGATCGCTGTCGCCCTTATCTGCTGGAAAAACAACTATTCTCCGGCCCGGTATTATGTGTTTGCGTTTGCCGCTCTGCTTTCCGGAATTGTTATGACCGGGTTGAGCGCGGCCGGGTTGATCCCCAGCAATTTTCTGACAAATTACGGCATTCAGATTGGTTCGGCTCTTCAGGTGATTTTGTTGTCTCTGGCCCTGGCCGACCGCATTAATCTGGAACGGCGTGAAAAATTTCTGGCACAGCGTGAAGCGTTACAGGCCAATGAAAAAGCGATCGAAGCGCAAAAACAGGCGATCAAGGCTCAGGAGGAATCCATTGAAAATCTGAAAAAGGCAGACAAACTCAAGGATGAATTCATGGCCAACACCTCCCATGAACTGCGCACGCCTCTCAATGGAATCATCGGTCTGACCGATTCGCTGCTGGATGGTGCTGAAGGCGCTGTGAATGCTGGACAGGCCAAGACCATGAGAATGGTCATCCAGAGCGCAAAACGACTCGCTAATCTGGTCAATGACATCCTGGACTTTTCCAAAATGAAAAAACAGGAACTGCAATTACAAATTAAAAAAGTTGTGTTTCCTGACATTGTCCAGTTGGCGGTTTCGCTGTCACAAGCCTTGATCGGGAATAAATCCCTGCAACTGGTGAACCTGGTCCCCAACGATCTTCCGCTAATTCAGGCCGATGAAAACAGACTTCAGCAAATCCTGCTGAACTTGCTGGGAAACTCCATCAAATTCACGCATGCAGGAGAGGTCCGGATCAAAGCGGAACTCAAAGACAATTGGATCCATGTCGCGGTCGAAGACACCGGAATTGGCATTCCCGCCAATCAGCAATCCAGAATTTTTGAATCTTTCGAACAGGGGGATGGTTCCACCGCCAGAGAATATGGCGGAACAGGGCTTGGGCTCAGCATCACCAAACGATTGATTGAACTGCATGGTGGAACCATTGGTGTTCAAAGTGAACCAGGCAAAGGGTCTGTGTTTTTTTTCACTCTGCCACTGACACAAAGTGGCGAAGTGTCAGAGATGCGATCAACTCCTGTGTTGACACGGCCTGAAGTGGAATCGCTGGAATCGGGGGTCGCAGAGCCTGTGTTGACCACAGGAAAACCTGTAGAAACAAAAGCTGAAACTGAAGTGACATCCGCTCCTGAAGAACCGGTTGAATCCGCCAATCTGCGTCCGGTCGCGCTCATTCGGCAAGAAGATGGCCGGATTCCCAAAGTGCTGGTGGTCGATGATGAGCCTGTGAATATTCAAGTGTTGAAGAACCAGTTGAAGATCCGCGGTTACGACGTTATTTCCGCACAGGATGGCTTTGAGGCACTGGATCTGGTGGAAAAGGAAAAACCTGATCTCATGCTACTGGATATCATGATGCCCCGCATGAGTGGCTATGAAGTCTGCCAGACCATCCGCAAAAGGCATGATCCTGTGTTGATGCCCATCATCATGTTGACTGCCAAAAATCAGGTGGAAGATATGGTGCGGGGACTTCAGTATGGGGCCAATGACTATCTGTGCAAACCGTTTCACAAGGAAGAACTGATGGCCCGGGTGCAAACCCATGTGGCGTTCAAATACGCGGTTGAAGGCTTAAAAAGCGCGGAACGGCTGGAAATGGAACTGCAAACTGCCTCCATGGTGCAGGAACTGTTGATTCCCAAGGAAGATCCCCACCTTGAATGTTTTGATATTTCGAGCTTTTACCAATCGGCCTCAGAAACCGGTGGCGACTGGTATGATTACCGTTACCACAATGACACGCATACCCTCGACGTCCTGATTGGTGATGTGACCGGACATGGCGCGCCGGCGGCGATCATCACGGCTTTGGTCAACAGTTTCTATCATTCGCTGGAAAAACACCGTCAGGAACTTGAAAAATATGGAGAACTGGATAATAAACTTCTGGAACCGTCCTATCTCTTGGGATTGCTCAACAATCTCCTGCACGAAACAGCGTCAGGGCAATACAACATGACTTTCTTTTACTCCATCATGGATCTGAAACAAAAAACATTGACCTATTCCAGTGCGGCTCATAATCCCTGTCTGATTTGGCGTCCCTCCCAATTCACGGTCACACGCCAGAATCGTGAAAAACAAAAACCCTTCATGAATCTGAATATTCCCGGTGATCATCTGGGCTACAGTGAAGGCAGTGTTTATCAGGTGCAGACCTTTGCACTGCAACCCGATGATGTCGTCATCTGGTACACGGATGGTCTGATTGAAAATGAAAGTCCCGCTGAAGAAATGTTTGGCGAAAAACGTCTGAAAAAAGCCATTCAGGAATGCGAAGGATTCACTGCTGAACAAATCAAAAACCGGATTATTGAAGTGGCTTATGCGCATTACGCCGATCATCCCCGAGGTGACGACATCACACTGATTGTTGGAAAAGTAAAATAA